Genomic DNA from Streptomyces sp. NBC_01571:
TGCCGCCCGGCCGCGCCAAGGCGGCTCCCTTGGCGCCGAGTTGGGTACCTGCGTCGGCGCAGGAGCCTCCACACGCGTGCCGTCGCCTACGCCAGGCTCGAGCGGACGGCGAACGACCTGCGTAGGAACCGTGCACTCCGCGGATGAGGGCCCGGGACACCCGCCGCTGGTCACTTTCCGCGTTCAACTGGCGTGTCTCCAGGACCGCACAAAGCGGGCCAGCCACGGCTGGCAGAAGCGGCTACCACTCCTCGCTAGCTCCTCCGCGACGATGGCTTCCCGCAACTCTCCCCACTGGAGCCGCACATGGCACACGCGGTCGAGGCGACGGCCAAGGCGGGCACGGTCGGGAACCTCACCGCGAAGATCGTCGGCGGCAGCTCCTTCAAGGTGGAGGGGAGCGCGTCCGACGACATGTCGGTGGTCACCAACAGGACGGCGACATGCGCGACCGTCTCGGGCAAGTAGCCGTCCGCGTGGGCCCGTTCGGCGCCCCCGTACGTGCGCCGTCCGAGGGGGCGTCCGAGGCGGGGCCCGACGCCCGCGCCAGGTCGGCACGGGCGTCGCGCAGGTCGTCCCGGGCCAGCCGCTTCGGCGGCCCCCTTCAGGCCGCCGGACGGCAGCCGTGCGCGAGTCCTCCCGGCCCCTTACGCGGGCCGCGCGGCACTGTGGATGGCGGCCTGTCCGGCGTAGAAGATCGACTCTTCGCGTATGTACGCCCCCGGGCTCGGCGCGTGGATCATCATGCTGTTGCCGACGTAGAGGCCGACATGGCTGACGTCGCCGTAGAAGAAGATCAGGTCGCCGACGCGGAGGTCGGTGAGCGGGATCGCCGTGGTGGCCGTCGCCTGGTGGCGCGCGGTACGCGGGAGTGCGACCCCGGCCATCATCCACGCGGCCCGGGTGAGGCCCGCGCAGTCGTAGGAACCCGGCCCGGCCGCGCCCCAGACGCACGGCCTGCCGATCTGCGCACGGGCGAAGGCCAGCGCCTTGGCTGCCTTCATGTCGTACCCCGATCCGGACGTGTCGCCGCCGGCCATGACCGTGCCCGCGGTGGTGGGCGCCGCCGAGGTGACGGGCGCGGCCGGGACGAAGGACGCGTCGGGAGCGACGGACGGGGCGAACGGCGCCGACACGACCGACGGGGCAGGGGCAACGGTCATGGCCGGGCCGTAGGCCGTCTCCGAGGCGACGGGCACCTCCGGAGCGAAGAGCGGGTCCGGGGCTCGGAACGGCTCCGGGACCTGGAGCTGGTCGGGGGCGTAGACCATGTCCTGGGCGTAGGACAGCTCCGGAGCGTAGGGCGTACCCGGGGCGAACGCCGTGTCCGAGGTGAACGTCATACCCGCGGCCGACGCGGCGTCCGAGGCGAACGCCGTGTCCGACGCGAACGTCATACCCACGGCCGACGCGGCGTCCGAGGCGAACGCCGTGTCCGACGCGAACGTCATACCCACGGCCGACGCAGCATCCGAGCCGAACGCCGTGCCCGACGCGAACGTCATACCCACGGCCGACGCAGCATCCGAGCCGAACGCCGTGCCGGGGGCGAACGTCATGTCCGAGGTGAGGGGCATGCCCGTACCGAGGGACGCGTCCGTACCGGCGGGTGCGCCCATGCCCGCATGTGCGGCCGTGTCCACGGGTGCGCCCATGGCCAGGCCGGCCGACTGCCGACGCCGCCACTGCTCCTCGGCCTCGCGGCGGGTCTGTTCCTCCGGGGCGGCCCAGACCTCCGGAGCCGGCCGCGCCTCGATCGCCGCGATCGGGGCGCTCCGCTGCTGGACGACGTGACGGGACAGCAGTTCCCGGGCGAGTGCGAGCTTGCGCCGGTTCTGCTCCTTGCGGTTCTTCAACGAGGAGTGGCCGGACTCCGCGGCCGGCGCGGGCAGGGCCATGACGGCCTCCTGTCGCGCCCCGGTCCCGGCCGGCAGCGCCGCGACGGCCCTCCCGGAGGACAGCTCCGGCACAGGCCCGGCCGCCGGTCCGGCGGTCAACTCGGCCACGGGGCCCGCTCCCGGTCCGGCGGTCAGCTCCGGCACGGGGCGCCCCGCGGTCTCCAGGGCGCGAGCGGAGGGTCCGCCCTCCAGGCGCTTCACGGGAGGCGTGGGACGCGCTTCGGCCGCGCGTTTCGGCATTCTGTCGGCCGGCAGCCTCGCCGGCACGGTCGGGCCCAACTGGGCACGTCCCACGTCGAACCAGGGCCGGGAGACGTCGTCGAGGGCGGCGTCGGTCCCCCTGCGCCCGTTGTCCCGGGCCGGGTTGACGCGCTTACGCGAACCGGAGGTCATCGCGCGGGTCGCGTTGTAGTTCCCGGTGGCTGTCTCGGCCCGGTCGTAGAGGGAGCTGATGCGCTGCTGGACCTCTTCGCGGCTCGGACCGTCGTCTCCGCCGAGCGACGCGGAGTTGGGGCTCTGCGAGAGGTCCGCCGAGGAGCGGGCCACCGTCGCGGGTGCGGAGCGGGGCATGCCGGGGAGGCTGCTGCCTCCAGGGCCCGGGGTGCGTTCCGGCGCCATGGCAGACGTACTCCTTCCGTGCTCCGCCTACCGAGTTAGCTGTCGGGTTCGGGCGGACGGATCCGGAAGGTATGCCCTACGGCCTCTGCCCGGTCGGGCAGTTGGGCCGATTCACCCCAGGGTTCGGTTGGGTCCCCGGCTCCGGTGGCCAGGAGGCCGCACCGGATTAGGCGGAGGCCAAGCGACCCGGCGAGGTTCGCCGGAGGAAGTCGTGTGGCCTGTCGCCAACTTAGCCAACTTGTGTGCCTCACGTGAAGATTGAAGTGCGAAGTGTCCGATATGTATTTGTGACCTTCGTCGTACTCCCGATCTCGGGTGAGTCCGCTCACCGCGGCGCCCGTGTCAGCGCAGTTGCGCCCGTGGCTCCTCGGCGCGATACGCCGGATCCGACGGGTCCGCCAGGGCCGGTGACTCCGCCACGGCCGGCGCTTCCGCCACGGACGCTGGGACCGGGGGCTCGAACTGGTCCGATCCGCCGGTCGGTCGATCGGCCGCTCGGCGCGACTGGAGCAGGACCGTCAGGGCCCGCACGGGTCTTCGCCAGCTCCCGTGCAGCAGTCCCAGGACGATCGCGGCGGCCACGGCGATCAGGTGCTCCCGACCTGCCAGATTGGGTTTGACGATCGACTCCCACACCATCGAGCCACCGGTGAGCGCGAACACCACGGGCGCCCGTCGGACGACCGCGAGATAGGTGAACAGGCCCACCACCGCGGCGGACGGGCCGGTGTCCAGCACCTGCCCGATCTCGGGGGGCAGCCCAAGGCCCCACCAGCCCGGGCCCATCGCGATCATCACGCGGACGGTGAGGGTGCCCGCCAGCGTGGTGACGTACGCGATGGCCAGGGTCCGCGCCCGGCCGAGGGCGAGTTCGGCGAGGGCGAACGCGAGGAACAGCTGAGTGATGCCCGCCCACACCGGAAGGTCGAGGGCGGGCACGTACAGCGACACGGGAGTACGCAGCAGAGCCAGCGGCAGGGGCAGGGACGCCTTGACACCGCCGGTCAGCCGCACCACCGTGGCGCCGGCCGGGTGCTGGGCGATCGCGTGGAAGAAGATGACCCCGAAGGCGGCCACGAAGGCCAGCACGAGTCCGGACAGTCCGCGGCGCAGGAGTTGCCGGAACGGTTCGACGACCATGCCGTGCCACTCGCCGCGCAGGGTGCGTCCGACGAACGACACGATCCGGTACAGCGTGCCGCCCGGTCGCCCGCGCGCGTCGTCACCCGCGGCGGACGGCGGTGGGCCGTCGCCGGGTCCCGCCGTCCGTCCATGACCGTTGCCGACATCGCCGCGACGCTCTTCCACCGCCCTAAGCAATGCCCTCTCCCCCCACCACCCGCAGGACGTCTCCCCGTATAGAGGGACGAGATCTTCATTAGGTTGACTCCGGCCGCGCCCTCTCCCTGTCGCGGGCCCGGCCCCCACGGCCCGTGCGCCTCAGGGCGAGCGACGCGGGCCGCCCGTCGGTCTGCCCAGGTAGGTCAAGGGGCCCGGTTCCGGTACGGGGATCTCGTGGAAGCCGAGACGGTCGTAGAAGGCGCGGGCGGACGTGTTGGCGGTGACCATGCCGAGGTGGACGGCCGGGACACCGCGATCGGCGAGCGCGTCGAGGAAGGTGTCCATCAGCGCCCGGCCATGGCCCCTGCGCTGCCAGTCGGGGAGCAGGTCGATGTGCAGATGCGCGGGATAGGCGACGAGTTCGGGCAGGATCATGCGTTCCGGGCGGTGCAGCAGGTCGATCATCGTGTCGCCCGGCGTGCGCGGTGGCGTCGTGCTCCGGGGGTACCGCTCGGCGACACCCGGTATCCAGATGTCGCGGAGGTCGCCGACGAACCGCTCGGTGTCGGCGGTGCCGAGGACGTAGCCGACCGCCCGGCCGGTCCCGTCGTCGAGCACGAAGGCCAGCTCCGGTTCGAGGTGACAGTAGGGGTACGCGAACAGGGTCGGCATCAGCTCCTGGTCGGGATGGAGGGCCCGTGAGTCCCCTCCGTCATGAGCCGTCATCACGCACACGTGCGCCACCGCTGCCCGGTCTTCGGCCTGATACGGGCGGATCGTCGGCTGGTGAGTCATGAGCCGTATCCTCCCTGTATGGGAGCGCTCCCGCCAGCGCCTGGACGGCTCCGACCGCCCCGCCCGTCCGACCCGTCCCTTCCGTCCCCCCGTCCGCCCGTCCGGCCCGCTCGAACCGCCCGGCTCCCGGCTCCCGGCTCCCGGCTCCCGGCTCCCGGCTCCCGGCTCCCGGCTCCCGGCTCCCGGCTCCCGGCTCCCGGCTCCCGGCTCCCGGCTCCCGGCTCCCGGCCAGGGTCCCTGCCCGCGGGGCATCGCCCCGCGCGGCCGACCGCGGTCACCCGCCGCGCAGCGTCTCCCACTGTGCCGCGGCGCTGTCCAGCAGCATTTCCAGGGCCGTGGGATAGGCGCTGTCGACCATGCGGGTCGCCAGGAGGGGCGCCGCCTCCGCGATCCGGGGATGGGTGGCGCGCGGCAGCCGGGCGTACGTCGAACGCCACATGTCCTCGTCGGCGCTGCGGCTCTCGCGTGGCAGCGCCAGCGAGGCTGCGTCGAGCGCGGCGAAGGCCAGCGTCTGGTCGATGAAGGCCTGGTAGATCCGTACGGTGTCCGGCAGCGGGAACCCCGCCGTGCGCAGGACGTCGAGGATGGCCTCGTCGGCCGCCAGTTCGTGGGCCCGGCCGGTGACCCGGTTCGCGGTCAGCAGGGCCGCCTGCGGATGCCCGACGTACACGGCGTGGATACGCAGCCCGAGGCCGCGCAGATCGGGCCGCCACTCCCCCGTGGGCCGCCAGCCGTCCAGGGCCTGCCCGATCAGGGCGTCGCCGATCGCGAGGGTCAGGTCGTCCATACCGCGGAAGTACCGGTACAGGGTGCTGGGATCCGCGTCCAGGGCCAGGCCGAGACGGCGGGCGGTGAGACCCGCGCTGCCGTGCTCCCGAAGCATCCGCAGGGCGGTCTCGACGATGAGCCGCTCGGACAGCACGGTCCCGCCCCTGGTGGGACGACGCCGTCGCCGCTTCTCCTCGGGCACCACCGCTTTCGGCACCGCCGCCTCCTCGCTCCTTATGCCAACGCCATTGACCTTATCCGAGCGCCCGGCGTTGGATCTCCCGCCAGGGGCGCCGCGTCTCCGGTCCGCGCGGGCACGTCCCTTCTCCGCAGAGAGGAAGTCCGTGTCATGCGTGTTCTGCTTGTGGGAGCCGGCGGTGTGGGCACCGCCATCACCCGGATCGCGGCCCGTCGCCCGTTCTTCGACGCGATGGTCGTGGCCGACTACGACCTGAGCCGCGCCGAGGCCGCGGTCGCCGCCCTCCCGGACGCCGCGGGCCGCTTCCGTGCCGAGCGCGTCGACGCCTCCGACCAGGGCGCGGTGACCGCGCTGCTGAGCCGGCACGGGTGCGACGTCCTGCTCAACGCCACCGATCCCCGGTTCGTGATGCCCCTCTTCCAGGCGGCGCGCGCGGCCGGCGCCACCTACCTCGACATGGCGATGTCCCTGTCGCGCCCGCATCCCGAGAGGCCGTACGACGAGTGCGGGGTCATGCTCGGCGACGCGCAGTTCGCGCAGGCCGCCGAGTGGGAGAAGGCGGGCGCGCTGGCCCTCGTCGGCATGGGCGTGGAGCCGGGGCTCTCCGATGTCTTCGCGCGGTACGCGGCCGACGAACTCTTCGACGAGATCGAGGAGATCGGCATCCGTGACGGCGCGAACCTCACCGTCGACGGCTACGACTTCGCCCCGTCCTTCAGCATCTGGACCACCATCGAGGAGTGCCTCAACCCGCCGGTCGTCTACGAGGCGCACCGCGGCTGGTTCACCACCGCGCCGTTCAGCGAGCCGGAGGTCTTCGACTTCCCCGAGGGCATCGGCCCGGTGGAGTGCGTGAACGTGGAGCACGAGGAGGTGCTGCTCGTCCCCCGCTGGATCGACGCACGGCGCGTGACCTTCAAGTACGGCCTGGGCGAGGAGTTCATCCAGACCCTCAGGACGCTGCACCTGCTGGGCCTCGACCGCACGGATCCGGTGACCGTGCCGAGTGCCGCGGGCCCGGTGGACGTGTCGCCCCGGGACGTCGTGGCCGCCTGTCTGCCGGACCCGGCGACGCTCGGCGAGCGCATGCACGGCAAGACCTGCGCGGGCACCTGGGTGCGCGGCACCAAGAACGGCGCGCCGCGCGAGGTCTACCTCTACCACGTGGTCGACAACCAGTGGTCGATGGCCGAGTACGGCTCTCAGGCGGTGGTGTGGCAGACGGCCGTCAACCCGGTCGTCGCCCTCGAACTCCTGGCCACGGGTGTGTGGACCGGCTCGGGAGTCCTCGGCCCGGAGGCGTTCCCCGCCCGTCCCTTCCTCGACCTGCTCACCGCCTACGGCTCGCCGTGGGGTATGCGGGAGCAGTGACCGCCCCCGGCCGCCCGCCTCGCGGCCCCCGCGGTCCCGGAGTCCCTCGGTCCCGGAGCCGGCCGGGTGACGGCACGGCTCCGGGACCCGGTGATCGCCCTCGCGGTGTCCACGGAGTCCGGGGAGGTCCGGTGGTCCGGCAGGGTCCGGCGGTTTCTAGGCGATCACCATCAGGAGATCGCCCGCCTCGACCTGCTGCACGGAGTTGATGGCCAGACGGCCCACCGTGCCGGCGACCGGGGCGGTGATGGCGGCCTCCATCTTCATCGCCTCGATCGTCGCGATGGTCGCGCCCGCCTCGACGGCGTCCCCGGCCGCGACCGACACCGTCACCACTCCGGCGAACGGCGCGGCGACGTGCTTCGGGTCGGACTTGTCGGCCTTCTCCGCCGCCGGCAGGTCGGAGGCCACCGAGCGGTCACGCACCTGGATCGGCCGGAGCTGGCCGTTGAGCGTGGCCATCACGGTACGCATGCCGCGCTCGTCCGCTTCGCCGATCGCCTCCAGGACGATGAGGAGCCGCACCCCGGGGTCGAGGTCCACCTCGTGCTCCTCCCCCGGCCGCAGACCGTAGAAGAAGTCCTTGCTCGGCAGGACACCGGTGTCGCCGTAGGCGTCGCGGTGCGCCTCGAACTCCTTCGCCGGCCCCGGGAACAGCAGCCGGTTGAGGGTGGCCCGCCGGTCCTTCTCCAGTCCGTCGCGGTCCTCGGCGGACAGTTCGACGACCGGCCTGGGCGCGGCGCGGCCCTTGAGCGCCTTGCTGCGGAACGGCTCGGGCCAGCCGCCGGGCGGGTCGCCCAACTCGCCCCGCAGGAACCCGATCACGGAGTCCGGGATGTCGTAGGCGCCGGGGTCGGCGGCGAACCGCTCGTGCGGGACGCCTGCGCCGACGAGGTGCAGGGCGAGATCACCGACCACCTTGGACGACGGCGTGACCTTGACCAGGCGGCCGAGCATCCGGTCGGCGGCGGCGTACATCGCCTCGATGTCCTCGAAGCGGTCGCCGAGGCCCAGTTCCCGTGCCTGGACACGCAGGTTGGACAGCTGACCGCCGGGGATCTCGTGGTCGTAGACGCGTCCGGTGGGCGAGGCAAGGCCGGCCTCGAACGGTGCGTAGATCCTGCGGACGATCTCCCAGTACGGTTCGAGGTCGCCGACCGCCCGCAGGCTCAGTCCGGTCGGCCGCTCCGAGTGGTCGGTGGCCGCGACGATCGCGGACAGCGACGGCTGCGAGGTGGTGCCCGCCATGGAGGCCACCGCTCCGTCCACGGCGTCGGCGCCCGCGTCGATCGCGGCGAGGTAGGTGGCCAGCTGGCCACCGGCCGTGTCGTGGGTGTGAAGGTGGACGGGCAGGTCGAACTCCCTGCGCAGCGCGGTCACCAGCTTCGCGGCGGCGGGTGCCCGGAGCAGACCGGCCATGTCCTTGATCGCCAGGACGTGTGCGCCGGCGTCGACGATCTGCTCGGCGAGCCGGAGGTAGTAGTCGAGGGTGTAGAGCTTCTCGGCCGGGTCGGACAGGTCCGAGGTGTAGCACAGGGCGACCTCGGCGACGGCCGAGCCGGTCTCGCGCACGGCGTCGATCGCGGGCCGCATCTGTCCGACGTCGTTGAGCGCGTCGAAGATGCGGAAGATGTCGATGCCGGTCCGGGTCGCCTCCTCGACGAAGGCGGTGGTGACCTCGGTGGGGTAGGGGGTGTAGCCGACGGTGTTGCGGCCGCGCAGCAGCATCTGCAGGCAGAGGTTGGGCACCGCCTCGCGCAGTTGGGCGAGACGGTCCCACGGGTCCTCGGACAGGAAGCGCAGGGCGACGTCGTAGGTGGCGCCGCCCCAGCACTCCAGCGACAGCAGCTGCGGCAGCGTCTGGGCCACGGTGGGCGCGACGGCCAGCAGGTCCTTCGTCCGCACCCGGGTGGCCAGCAGTGACTGGTGGGCGTCCCGGAAGGTGGTGTCGGTGACGGCCACCGAGGTCGACGCCCGCAGCCACCGCGCGAAGCCCTCCGGCCCGAGCTCGGTCAGCCGCTGCTTCGACCCGGCGGGCGGTGCGCCGGTGGGGATGTCCGGCAGTTTGGTCGTGGGGTCGATCAGGTGCGGGCGCTCGCCGTGCGGCTTGTTGACCGTGACGTCGGCGAGGTAGGTGAGCATGCGGGTGCCGCGGTCGGCGGAGTGGCGCGCGGTCAGGAGATGGGGGCGTTCCTCGATGAAGGAGGTGGTGACCCGGCCCTCCTGGAAGTCCGGGTCGTCGAGCACCGCCTGCAGGAACGGGATGTTCGTGGCCACACCGCGGATGCGGAACTCGGCCACCGCACGCCGTGCACGCCGCACCGCGGTGGCGAAGTCGCGTCCCCGGCAGGTCAGTTTCACCAGCATGGAGTCGAAGTGGGCGCTGATCTCCGAGCCGACGAAGGCGGTGCCGCCGTCCAGCCGGATTCCGGAACCGCCCGGTGAGCGGTACGCGCTGATGGTGCCGGTGTCGGGCCGGAACCCGTTGGCCGGGTCCTCGCTGGTGATCCGGCACTGCAGTGCGGCGCCCCGCAGCTGGATCCGGTCCTGCGCGAGGCCGAGGTCGGCCAGGGTCTCGCCGGAGGCGATGCGCAGTTGCGCCTGGACCAGGTCGACGTCGGTGACCTCCTCGGTCACCGTGTGCTCGACCTGGATGCGCGGGTTCATCTCGATGAAGACGTGGTTGCCGTCCCGGTCGAGAAGGAACTCGACGGTGCCGGCGTTGCGGTAGCCGATGCTCTGCGCGAAGGCGACCGCGTCGGCGCAGATGCGGTCCCGGAGCGCGGGGTCGAGGTTGGGTGCCGGGGCCAGTTCGACGACCTTCTGATGGCGCCGCTGCACCGAGCAGTCCCGCTCGAAGAGGTGGATGACGTTACCGTCGCCGTCCGCGAGGATCTGCACCTCG
This window encodes:
- a CDS encoding GNAT family N-acetyltransferase: MTHQPTIRPYQAEDRAAVAHVCVMTAHDGGDSRALHPDQELMPTLFAYPYCHLEPELAFVLDDGTGRAVGYVLGTADTERFVGDLRDIWIPGVAERYPRSTTPPRTPGDTMIDLLHRPERMILPELVAYPAHLHIDLLPDWQRRGHGRALMDTFLDALADRGVPAVHLGMVTANTSARAFYDRLGFHEIPVPEPGPLTYLGRPTGGPRRSP
- a CDS encoding TetR/AcrR family transcriptional regulator gives rise to the protein MPKAVVPEEKRRRRRPTRGGTVLSERLIVETALRMLREHGSAGLTARRLGLALDADPSTLYRYFRGMDDLTLAIGDALIGQALDGWRPTGEWRPDLRGLGLRIHAVYVGHPQAALLTANRVTGRAHELAADEAILDVLRTAGFPLPDTVRIYQAFIDQTLAFAALDAASLALPRESRSADEDMWRSTYARLPRATHPRIAEAAPLLATRMVDSAYPTALEMLLDSAAAQWETLRGG
- a CDS encoding saccharopine dehydrogenase family protein, with the translated sequence MRVLLVGAGGVGTAITRIAARRPFFDAMVVADYDLSRAEAAVAALPDAAGRFRAERVDASDQGAVTALLSRHGCDVLLNATDPRFVMPLFQAARAAGATYLDMAMSLSRPHPERPYDECGVMLGDAQFAQAAEWEKAGALALVGMGVEPGLSDVFARYAADELFDEIEEIGIRDGANLTVDGYDFAPSFSIWTTIEECLNPPVVYEAHRGWFTTAPFSEPEVFDFPEGIGPVECVNVEHEEVLLVPRWIDARRVTFKYGLGEEFIQTLRTLHLLGLDRTDPVTVPSAAGPVDVSPRDVVAACLPDPATLGERMHGKTCAGTWVRGTKNGAPREVYLYHVVDNQWSMAEYGSQAVVWQTAVNPVVALELLATGVWTGSGVLGPEAFPARPFLDLLTAYGSPWGMREQ
- a CDS encoding pyruvate carboxylase, whose product is MFRKVLVANRGEIAVRAFRAAYELGAGTAAVFPYEDRGSLHRLKADEAYEIGRRGHPVRAYLSVEEIVGAARRAGADAVYPGYGFLSENPELAQACEEAGITFIGPSADVLELTGNKARAVAAARAAGVPVLGSSQPSTDMDELTAAARDVGFPLFVKAVAGGGGRGMRRVDEPAHLREAIEAASREAESAFGDATVFLEKAVVDPRHIEVQILADGDGNVIHLFERDCSVQRRHQKVVELAPAPNLDPALRDRICADAVAFAQSIGYRNAGTVEFLLDRDGNHVFIEMNPRIQVEHTVTEEVTDVDLVQAQLRIASGETLADLGLAQDRIQLRGAALQCRITSEDPANGFRPDTGTISAYRSPGGSGIRLDGGTAFVGSEISAHFDSMLVKLTCRGRDFATAVRRARRAVAEFRIRGVATNIPFLQAVLDDPDFQEGRVTTSFIEERPHLLTARHSADRGTRMLTYLADVTVNKPHGERPHLIDPTTKLPDIPTGAPPAGSKQRLTELGPEGFARWLRASTSVAVTDTTFRDAHQSLLATRVRTKDLLAVAPTVAQTLPQLLSLECWGGATYDVALRFLSEDPWDRLAQLREAVPNLCLQMLLRGRNTVGYTPYPTEVTTAFVEEATRTGIDIFRIFDALNDVGQMRPAIDAVRETGSAVAEVALCYTSDLSDPAEKLYTLDYYLRLAEQIVDAGAHVLAIKDMAGLLRAPAAAKLVTALRREFDLPVHLHTHDTAGGQLATYLAAIDAGADAVDGAVASMAGTTSQPSLSAIVAATDHSERPTGLSLRAVGDLEPYWEIVRRIYAPFEAGLASPTGRVYDHEIPGGQLSNLRVQARELGLGDRFEDIEAMYAAADRMLGRLVKVTPSSKVVGDLALHLVGAGVPHERFAADPGAYDIPDSVIGFLRGELGDPPGGWPEPFRSKALKGRAAPRPVVELSAEDRDGLEKDRRATLNRLLFPGPAKEFEAHRDAYGDTGVLPSKDFFYGLRPGEEHEVDLDPGVRLLIVLEAIGEADERGMRTVMATLNGQLRPIQVRDRSVASDLPAAEKADKSDPKHVAAPFAGVVTVSVAAGDAVEAGATIATIEAMKMEAAITAPVAGTVGRLAINSVQQVEAGDLLMVIA